In Chitinophaga nivalis, a single genomic region encodes these proteins:
- a CDS encoding SusC/RagA family TonB-linked outer membrane protein, producing the protein MKCTSLPFYRMIKRWTLTMLLLALLMPGLSAKASQVIRIGFNDVKLIQTLERIEAVTPFKFIYNREDIDANKRVNIREQDWTINELLEEVSNQASLSFKIVDGIIAVAPKGHAGAATAARSFAEVKGRVTDKSGMGLPGASVKVKGGTTGAATNGTGHFTIQAAPTDVLVISYTGYLSQEVVAGNGGPLNIVLEEDTRALSEVVVTALGIRKEKKALGYSVTEVKGSELTQAREVNIANSLVGKVAGVNVNSVSGGPGAATNVTIRGISSLSGSNQPLYVINGVPMSNESVPITSRWSNVSDQGDGIGNINPDDIESMSVLKGAAASALYGSRAKAGVILITTKSGKGKGTVEFNSNFVLDKIINLTDFQYEYGNGSNGAKPANRTAAFNTGNASWGAKLDGSNAIQFDGVERPYVAQKNNLKNFYNGANTFTNTISFSKGLDNNGGIRFSASDMNNRAVTPSATLKRQTFSLNVNYNVTKRLAVDARANYIIEKANNRPILNDGAGNSNFQVMFLPTSVNVNDLKPGFRPDGRELQFVDNIYATNPWFAAEKFINNTNRNRFIGSGSLRYTFDNGLYLQGRAGLDAYNNRNTFVVPSGTAYLGPLVNANVTEASILFSEINIDGLAGMPIKVNKDLTITPQVGANLRKVSNETSTIGGTTLNMPFAYDVSNIKSQSTSYSLIRQEVQSVYGTLEIAYKGLLYLNASARNDWFSTLAPSNKLDVFYPAVSGSFIFSELAHPSWLSFGKLRAGYAVVGAATDPYLTMLNYGVGLQNGASAFISNIGGKTLGRVINTSIPSGALRPSKASEIEVGAELRFLNNRIGVDVTWYNKTSKDEIVQAPASVTSGYSNVILNIGKLRNTGVELLLTGTPYQTKNFTWTTSLNGSMNNNTVLELAAGQSSLLVAESRVDNVSIANMIGLPVNQIIATDYKRDESGKVLVDANGAPLKGESKNYGSGYHKWTGGWNNEFSYKRFNFSFLIDGKFGGKVFAATDYYAYGFGLHKATLEGRDKKYGSANAEPQTYYTKMRENVTSLFVQDASFIKLRQVTLGYTFPSRWFNNVIQSATLSLVGRNLLILMKKTDNIDPESAYSNVAQGLELGGVPPTRSYGFNLNVKF; encoded by the coding sequence ATGAAATGCACATCTTTACCCTTTTATCGGATGATAAAAAGATGGACATTGACAATGCTGCTATTAGCGTTGTTAATGCCAGGCCTGAGCGCTAAAGCAAGCCAGGTGATACGCATAGGATTCAACGACGTAAAGCTGATCCAGACGCTGGAACGTATTGAAGCTGTCACACCGTTCAAATTTATTTACAACCGCGAGGACATTGACGCCAACAAAAGGGTGAACATCCGGGAACAGGATTGGACTATTAATGAGTTGCTGGAGGAAGTTTCCAACCAGGCTTCTCTGAGTTTCAAAATCGTGGATGGCATTATTGCTGTGGCTCCCAAAGGCCATGCCGGCGCTGCTACTGCTGCCCGTTCATTTGCAGAAGTGAAAGGACGCGTAACGGATAAAAGCGGTATGGGTTTACCAGGTGCTTCCGTTAAAGTAAAAGGTGGTACCACCGGAGCTGCTACCAACGGTACCGGTCATTTTACTATCCAGGCTGCTCCTACAGATGTACTGGTAATATCTTATACCGGTTACCTGAGCCAGGAAGTAGTGGCAGGTAATGGCGGTCCGCTGAACATTGTACTGGAAGAAGATACCCGCGCGCTGAGCGAAGTAGTGGTAACGGCATTAGGTATACGTAAAGAGAAAAAAGCCCTGGGTTACTCCGTTACAGAAGTAAAAGGAAGTGAACTGACACAGGCGAGAGAAGTAAACATCGCGAACTCCCTGGTAGGTAAAGTAGCCGGTGTAAACGTTAACTCCGTATCCGGTGGTCCCGGCGCTGCTACCAACGTAACCATCCGTGGTATTTCCAGTCTGAGTGGTTCCAACCAGCCGTTGTATGTAATCAATGGTGTACCTATGAGTAACGAAAGCGTGCCCATTACCAGCAGATGGTCTAACGTATCTGACCAGGGTGATGGTATCGGTAACATCAACCCCGATGATATCGAAAGCATGTCTGTACTGAAAGGTGCTGCGGCATCTGCATTGTATGGTTCCCGTGCAAAAGCCGGTGTTATCCTGATCACCACCAAAAGCGGTAAAGGTAAAGGTACCGTAGAGTTTAACTCTAACTTTGTACTGGATAAAATAATCAACCTCACCGATTTCCAATATGAGTATGGTAATGGTTCCAACGGCGCCAAACCTGCTAACCGGACAGCTGCATTCAACACTGGTAACGCCAGCTGGGGTGCCAAACTGGACGGTTCCAATGCCATTCAGTTTGACGGCGTAGAACGTCCGTATGTAGCACAGAAAAATAACCTGAAGAATTTCTACAACGGTGCCAATACGTTTACCAATACCATCTCTTTCTCTAAAGGACTGGACAACAATGGCGGTATCCGTTTTTCTGCCAGTGATATGAATAACCGTGCGGTTACGCCCAGCGCTACTTTGAAAAGACAAACATTCAGCCTGAACGTAAACTATAATGTTACCAAACGTTTAGCCGTAGATGCACGGGCCAACTACATCATTGAAAAAGCGAATAACCGTCCTATCCTGAATGATGGTGCGGGTAACTCCAACTTCCAGGTGATGTTCCTGCCTACCAGTGTGAATGTAAATGACCTGAAACCTGGTTTCAGACCAGATGGCAGAGAGTTACAGTTTGTAGATAATATCTATGCTACCAACCCTTGGTTTGCAGCAGAAAAATTCATCAACAACACCAATCGTAATCGTTTCATCGGTTCCGGTAGTCTGCGTTACACATTCGACAATGGCCTGTACTTACAGGGTCGTGCGGGTCTGGACGCCTACAACAACCGTAATACTTTCGTAGTGCCTAGTGGTACCGCTTACCTCGGACCATTGGTAAATGCCAACGTAACAGAAGCTTCCATCCTGTTTTCCGAAATCAACATAGATGGATTGGCCGGTATGCCAATCAAGGTAAATAAAGACCTGACCATCACACCGCAGGTAGGTGCCAACCTGAGAAAGGTAAGCAACGAAACCAGCACCATTGGTGGTACGACGCTGAATATGCCTTTTGCATATGATGTTTCCAATATTAAAAGCCAAAGCACTTCCTACAGCCTGATCAGACAAGAAGTGCAATCCGTATACGGTACCCTCGAAATCGCCTATAAAGGCTTGTTGTACTTGAATGCAAGTGCACGTAATGACTGGTTCTCGACCCTGGCTCCTTCTAACAAACTGGATGTATTCTATCCGGCCGTAAGCGGTTCCTTCATTTTCTCTGAACTGGCTCACCCCAGTTGGCTGAGCTTTGGTAAATTAAGAGCTGGTTATGCAGTCGTAGGTGCTGCTACCGATCCTTATCTGACTATGCTGAACTATGGTGTAGGTTTGCAGAACGGTGCGAGCGCCTTTATCTCTAACATCGGTGGTAAAACCCTGGGCCGTGTAATTAATACCAGCATTCCTTCCGGCGCCCTGCGTCCTTCCAAAGCTTCTGAAATAGAAGTAGGTGCGGAACTCCGTTTCCTGAATAACCGTATAGGCGTGGATGTTACCTGGTACAACAAAACATCCAAAGATGAAATTGTACAGGCGCCTGCTTCCGTTACTTCCGGTTACAGCAACGTAATCCTGAACATCGGTAAGCTGCGTAACACCGGGGTGGAATTATTACTGACCGGTACGCCTTATCAGACTAAAAACTTTACCTGGACCACCTCCCTGAACGGTTCCATGAACAACAACACCGTACTGGAACTGGCTGCAGGTCAATCTTCCCTGCTGGTAGCTGAATCCCGTGTAGACAATGTGAGCATTGCCAACATGATCGGATTACCGGTAAACCAGATCATCGCGACCGATTACAAACGTGATGAAAGTGGTAAAGTATTAGTGGATGCCAATGGTGCACCATTAAAAGGGGAAAGCAAAAACTACGGTTCCGGTTACCACAAATGGACCGGCGGCTGGAATAACGAATTCTCCTACAAACGTTTTAACTTCTCTTTCCTGATTGATGGTAAATTTGGTGGTAAAGTATTTGCTGCGACCGACTACTACGCCTATGGATTTGGCTTGCACAAAGCCACCCTGGAAGGCCGTGATAAAAAATACGGTAGCGCCAATGCAGAACCACAGACTTACTACACTAAAATGAGAGAAAACGTAACTTCGCTGTTCGTACAGGATGCCAGCTTTATCAAATTACGTCAGGTAACCCTCGGTTATACATTCCCTTCCCGTTGGTTTAATAATGTGATACAATCTGCTACATTAAGCCTGGTAGGTCGTAACCTGCTGATCTTGATGAAAAAGACCGATAACATCGATCCGGAGTCTGCTTACTCCAACGTAGCGCAAGGTCTGGAATTAGGTGGTGTACCTCCTACCAGAAGTTACGGTTTCAACCTGAATGTAAAATTCTAA
- a CDS encoding SusD/RagB family nutrient-binding outer membrane lipoprotein, translating to MKRRFIKTYGIACLAAAGLFFTSCTKKFEEINTNPSSFSPNNYDPNYLFTSAQLCYTGSRDNGFDTWRANILGTSSFMQHFATIGGVGNWPGDKYVQVEGYIAAYWGNTVNGAYLEQINPIVEALKFSEGKEKYRNLHQMCRIMRAMMLQRISDLYGDIPYYKAGLGLYTQDYFPKYDRQQEIYGDLLKEIEDATNKLDPAAEKPIGDLFFDGDIAKWKRFGNTLLLRTAMRLTKVDPATAKAYVAKLVGKTMESNKDNAIVIHDATDERVTSNRVSLVLNLTDFDSNLRLSKTYIDFLKNNNDPRLAVVAQLANGDKAPAVQKGLPNGYDVLGRAEDISNAPGHTGTRLENYSMLNRLLLKKTSPTLVLTYAESELLLADAAQRWGVGGNAEEHYKNGVRAAITQYGIYDATTAIDETAANAYLTAHPYNAAKGLEMINEQFWAATLFNGYETWCNWRRTGFPVLKAVNYPGNNTNGTIPRRFPYPASEASSNPVNYKAASSAVPGGDFLTGRVWWDVN from the coding sequence ATGAAGAGAAGATTCATCAAAACATACGGTATTGCCTGTCTGGCTGCTGCAGGACTGTTCTTTACATCCTGTACCAAAAAATTTGAAGAGATCAATACCAATCCATCCAGCTTTTCCCCTAATAACTACGATCCGAACTACCTGTTTACTTCTGCACAGCTGTGCTATACCGGTAGCCGCGATAATGGTTTTGATACCTGGAGAGCCAACATCCTCGGTACTTCCTCCTTTATGCAGCACTTTGCTACCATTGGTGGCGTAGGTAACTGGCCGGGAGATAAATATGTACAGGTAGAAGGTTATATCGCTGCCTATTGGGGTAATACCGTAAATGGTGCTTACCTGGAGCAGATCAACCCGATTGTGGAAGCCCTGAAATTCTCAGAAGGTAAGGAGAAATACAGAAACCTGCACCAGATGTGCCGTATCATGCGCGCCATGATGCTGCAACGTATCAGTGACCTGTATGGAGATATTCCTTACTACAAGGCGGGACTGGGTCTTTACACCCAGGATTATTTCCCTAAATATGACAGACAACAGGAGATCTACGGTGACCTGCTGAAAGAAATAGAAGATGCTACCAACAAGCTGGATCCGGCTGCAGAGAAACCTATCGGTGATCTGTTCTTCGACGGGGATATCGCCAAATGGAAACGTTTTGGTAACACCCTGTTGCTGCGTACCGCTATGCGTTTAACCAAAGTAGATCCTGCCACTGCCAAAGCGTATGTAGCGAAACTGGTAGGTAAAACAATGGAAAGCAATAAAGACAATGCGATTGTGATCCATGATGCTACCGATGAAAGGGTAACGTCTAACCGCGTATCCCTGGTGTTGAACCTGACGGATTTCGACAGCAACCTGCGTCTTTCCAAAACCTATATCGACTTCCTGAAAAACAACAATGACCCACGTCTGGCTGTGGTAGCACAGCTGGCCAATGGCGACAAAGCTCCTGCCGTGCAGAAAGGGCTGCCGAATGGTTATGATGTATTGGGTCGTGCAGAAGATATCAGCAATGCACCGGGTCATACCGGCACCCGACTGGAAAACTATTCTATGTTGAACAGATTGCTGCTGAAGAAAACCAGTCCTACATTGGTACTGACCTATGCAGAAAGTGAATTGCTGCTGGCAGATGCTGCACAACGCTGGGGTGTAGGTGGTAATGCTGAAGAACACTATAAAAATGGTGTAAGAGCAGCGATTACCCAGTATGGTATCTATGATGCCACTACGGCGATTGATGAAACAGCGGCAAACGCTTACCTGACAGCACATCCGTATAATGCGGCAAAAGGGCTGGAAATGATTAACGAACAGTTCTGGGCTGCTACACTGTTCAATGGATACGAAACATGGTGCAACTGGAGAAGAACCGGTTTCCCTGTGCTGAAAGCGGTGAATTATCCCGGTAATAATACCAATGGTACTATTCCGCGTCGTTTCCCGTATCCGGCATCAGAAGCAAGTTCTAACCCGGTTAACTATAAAGCTGCAAGCTCGGCTGTACCCGGCGGTGATTTCCTGACCGGCAGGGTATGGTGGGATGTGAATTGA
- a CDS encoding dioxygenase family protein yields the protein MEQQHSRKQFLRNMIVGATSLPLILQACSKESLTEDAAVAGDGGIGNSNAAAAPTVCRVTPPEMDGPFPLYNSRGSALVRTNINDGKTGVPLNIDFTVANVNTGCTPIPNARVDIWQCDKDGYYSGYINDGYLGRQNNIGRVFGRGIQYANSAGLVHFESIYPGWYPGRIAHIHVQIFINNALRLTTQIAFPDQINYAVYRTPLYAAHGQNSTVYNNQADALFADSIAFQLGTVVSNPQTGGYTLSHTIKISA from the coding sequence ATGGAACAACAACACTCAAGAAAACAGTTTCTCCGTAATATGATCGTGGGTGCTACCTCCCTCCCGCTCATTTTACAAGCCTGTAGTAAAGAATCTCTTACAGAAGATGCCGCCGTTGCCGGAGATGGTGGAATAGGTAACAGTAATGCTGCCGCTGCACCAACTGTTTGCCGCGTAACGCCTCCTGAAATGGACGGTCCGTTTCCGCTGTATAACAGCAGAGGATCTGCACTCGTACGTACCAACATCAACGACGGCAAAACCGGTGTTCCCCTGAACATCGACTTCACCGTGGCTAATGTCAACACGGGTTGTACCCCCATTCCCAATGCCCGGGTGGATATCTGGCAATGTGATAAGGATGGTTACTATTCAGGTTATATCAATGATGGTTATCTGGGCCGTCAGAACAATATCGGCAGGGTATTCGGCCGTGGTATACAATATGCCAACAGTGCAGGTCTGGTCCACTTCGAATCCATCTATCCCGGATGGTATCCTGGCCGTATCGCACATATCCACGTACAGATCTTTATCAACAACGCACTCCGCTTAACTACGCAGATTGCCTTCCCTGATCAGATTAACTATGCTGTGTACAGAACACCACTCTATGCAGCCCATGGTCAGAATTCCACTGTTTACAACAACCAGGCGGACGCACTTTTCGCAGACTCCATCGCATTCCAGCTGGGTACCGTAGTATCCAATCCACAAACTGGAGGTTACACACTTTCTCATACTATTAAAATTTCTGCTTAA
- a CDS encoding LytR/AlgR family response regulator transcription factor, producing the protein MLIKSIAIDDDSPALSLIREYVQQTPGLQLLHTFSDAIAGAEFLRHTPVDLLFVDINMPDITGLDLVNSLETKPMIIFTTAYKKFAIDGFELSAIDYLLKPFSLERFTTATTKAAIHFRHTCLDSQEPVEHLYVYVAYRMMKIPCSNIEYIESLEDYIRIHLLEGRPIVTLMPLKKVLEKLPPGKFRRIHRSYVVATDKVYSIHNRQVKLVSGKQLPIGYTYLSFAREWKKY; encoded by the coding sequence ATGCTGATCAAGTCTATTGCCATTGATGATGATTCCCCTGCGCTCTCATTGATCAGGGAATATGTACAGCAAACACCCGGCCTGCAGCTGCTGCACACTTTCAGCGATGCCATTGCCGGTGCGGAATTCCTTCGCCATACCCCGGTAGACCTGCTGTTTGTTGACATCAACATGCCCGACATCACCGGCCTGGATCTGGTAAATTCGCTGGAAACAAAACCGATGATCATCTTCACTACCGCCTATAAAAAATTTGCGATAGATGGATTTGAATTATCGGCCATTGATTACCTGCTCAAGCCTTTCAGTCTGGAACGTTTTACCACCGCCACTACCAAAGCGGCGATCCATTTCCGGCATACCTGCCTGGATAGCCAGGAACCGGTAGAACACCTGTATGTATACGTTGCCTACCGGATGATGAAAATCCCCTGCAGCAATATTGAATACATCGAAAGTCTGGAAGACTATATCCGTATTCATTTGCTGGAAGGCAGGCCCATTGTCACGCTCATGCCGTTGAAGAAGGTGCTGGAAAAACTACCGCCCGGTAAATTCAGGCGTATACACCGTAGCTACGTGGTGGCCACAGACAAAGTGTATTCTATCCACAACCGGCAGGTGAAGCTGGTTTCCGGCAAACAGCTGCCTATAGGATACACCTATCTCAGCTTCGCCCGTGAATGGAAGAAATATTAA
- a CDS encoding sensor histidine kinase, with the protein MYRLKVTTLIKHFNGWLICLSIPLVFMVGHAGWPRLRMILSSPFFLLFFLSYFFLYYLHTYYLFPQLYLKKHWTKYFSVMASLLALFYYLQPFDLLFVYVLAPPGMQRQGFDIVSIFLWILTIALSVAIESTHRWHLTEQWALRAEAGKASAELAFLKAQINPHFLFNTLNNIYSLAVTKKENTAECLLKLSNILRYITDEVHQEMVPLQLEVSCIQDFIDLQQIRLGDNMQVHFNIHGNISHCNIIPLILMTFVENAFKYGTSNREQGTICISLNVTDHQLKFYCRNTCFHMKRPDNSSGIGIANSRHRLELLYPDKHVLNIDVTQEHYTVDLTLHH; encoded by the coding sequence ATGTACCGGCTAAAAGTTACCACCCTGATTAAACATTTCAACGGATGGCTGATCTGTTTAAGCATCCCGCTGGTGTTCATGGTGGGGCATGCCGGCTGGCCGCGGCTGCGTATGATTCTGTCATCACCCTTTTTTCTGCTGTTTTTCCTGAGTTACTTTTTTTTGTATTACCTGCACACCTATTATCTGTTTCCGCAGTTATACCTGAAAAAACACTGGACGAAGTACTTTAGCGTGATGGCATCGCTCCTGGCCCTGTTCTATTACCTGCAGCCTTTTGATCTGCTGTTTGTATATGTGCTGGCTCCTCCCGGCATGCAACGCCAGGGATTTGATATTGTCAGCATCTTCCTGTGGATATTAACCATTGCCCTGAGTGTAGCCATTGAATCCACGCACCGGTGGCACCTTACCGAGCAGTGGGCACTACGGGCAGAAGCAGGTAAAGCCAGTGCGGAACTGGCCTTTCTCAAAGCGCAGATCAATCCGCATTTTCTGTTTAACACCCTGAATAATATCTATTCGCTGGCCGTTACCAAAAAGGAAAACACGGCGGAATGTTTGTTGAAACTATCCAATATACTTCGCTATATTACAGATGAAGTACACCAGGAGATGGTACCGCTCCAGCTGGAAGTGAGCTGTATACAAGACTTTATAGACCTCCAGCAGATACGGCTGGGCGATAACATGCAGGTACATTTCAACATCCACGGTAATATTAGTCACTGCAATATAATCCCATTAATACTGATGACATTTGTGGAAAATGCATTTAAATACGGTACCAGCAACCGCGAACAAGGTACGATCTGTATCAGTCTGAATGTGACAGATCACCAGTTAAAGTTCTATTGCCGGAATACCTGCTTCCATATGAAAAGACCTGATAATAGTTCCGGTATTGGTATCGCCAATAGCCGGCACCGCCTGGAACTGTTATACCCGGATAAACACGTGTTGAATATCGATGTAACCCAGGAGCATTATACTGTAGACCTTACACTACACCATTAA